GCGGGTCGGCGCCCACGCCATCTGCGAGAAACCCGTCGTCCTCAATCCCTGGAACATCGATGCGCTCGAGGAGATCGAACAGGAAACCGGCAAACGCGTGTTTACGATCCTGCAATTGCGCGTGCATCCGGCACTGCTGGAATTACGCCGCAAGATCCAGCAAGCCGGTGCGAGCCGCAAACGCGACATCGAACTAACCTACATTACCTCGCGCGGCGCCTGGTATCAGGTTTCCTGGAAGGGCCGCGTTGACCGTTCCGGCGGCCTGGTGACCAACATCGGCATCCACTTCTTCGATCTGCTGATCTGGCTCTTCGGCGATGTCGACCACAGCGAAGTCCACGTCAGCACCCCGTTCAAGGCCGGGGGATTCATCGAGCTCAAGAACGCCAACGTGCGCTGGTTCCTCTCCATCGACAAGAACGACCTGCCCG
The sequence above is drawn from the Candidatus Zixiibacteriota bacterium genome and encodes:
- a CDS encoding Gfo/Idh/MocA family oxidoreductase, with the protein product MPYNFAMTGVAGYIAPRHLKAIKETGNLLVAAVDPNDSVGILDGYFDDCKFFTEFERFDRHVEKLRRLGDDRRVNYVTICSPNYLHDAHVRFALRVGAHAICEKPVVLNPWNIDALEEIEQETGKRVFTILQLRVHPALLELRRKIQQAGASRKRDIELTYITSRGAWYQVSWKGRVDRSGGLVTNIGIHFFDLLIWLFGDVDHSEVHVSTPFKAGGFIELKNANVRWFLSIDKNDLP